One region of Carya illinoinensis cultivar Pawnee chromosome 8, C.illinoinensisPawnee_v1, whole genome shotgun sequence genomic DNA includes:
- the LOC122274457 gene encoding protein FAR1-RELATED SEQUENCE 5-like, protein MEKGKEHASPIPPTTTVASSNPPTQMIPRPFNLLGSTPPPAIPSTNLPKQVIPISPFVMDVSNYMHGHHPPLGYSWLPPPFQDRPDTNPSTWTSQGNPRPPRYSSLSPPIELHSASSSNVDEIEDAMPASTTHGIESVHIEGADTVHIEGADTVHTDRATTVHTEGTDIVEEPKLDMVFNSEEELLGYYKRYGQQCGFGVMTQRSHRLEDGSLRYVTLGCARGGKARNRTSNVIRPRPTSKTDCKARINATLEKGVLKVSSVYNHHNHGLSPQKSRFFRCNRELSESVKRVLDINDQAGIRMNKSFASLVQEAGGFENLPFNEKDCWNYIDKARHLRLGKGGAGALREYFARMQYRNDGFFSLMDIDDDGRLKNVFWADARSRGAYKYFGDVVTFDTTYLTNRYGMPFAPFVGVNHHGQSILLGAGLISSEDTETFTWLFQTWLNCMDGKAPKAIITDQDRAMKNAIALVFPNCRHRFCLWHILKKLPEKLGAHGAYKSGLKSELLNCVYDSQTILDFESSWDVLISKYNLQENVWLQSLYAERMCWAPVFMKDVF, encoded by the exons ATGGAGAAAGGAAAGGAGCATGCATCTCCTATACCACCGACGACCACAGTTGCTTCCTCAAATCCACCAACCCAG ATGATACCAAGACCATTCAATCTACTCGGGTCAACACCTCCTCCTGCTATTCCATCAACCAATCTACCAAAACAG GTGATACCAATTTCGCCCTTTGTGATGGATGTCTCAAACTATATGCATGGGCACCATCCACCATTGGGGTATTCGTGGTTACCACCACCCTTTCAGGATCGTCCTGATACCAACCCATCTACATGGACTAGTCAG GGAAACCCGCGACCCCCAAGATATTCATCACTTAGCCCTCCGATTGAGTTACACTCAGCAAGTTCAAGTAATGTTGATGAAATTGAAGATGCCATGCCTGCCTCTACGACCCATGGTATTGAGTCCGTGCATATCGAGGGGGCTGATACTGTGCATATCGAGGGGGCCGATACTGTTCATACCGACCGGGCCACAACCGTGCATACCGAGGGGACTGATATCGTTGAAGAGCCGAAATTGGATATGGTGTTTAATTCTGAGGAGGAGTTACTTGGTTATTATAAAAGATATGGGCAACAGTGCGGTTTCGGGGTAATGACACAAAGGAGTCATAGACTTGAGGATGGGAGCCTTAGATATGTGACATTGGGTTGTGCCCGTGGTGGGAAGGCTCGGAATCGTACGTCAAATGTCATTAGGCCACGTCCGACTTCAAAAACTGACTGTAAGGCCAGGATAAATGCTACGTTAGAAAAAGGGGTGTTGAAGGTGTCGAGTGTGTACAATCACCATAATCACGGCTTAAGTCCCCAAAAGTCGAGATTCTTTCGCTGCAATAGAGAATTGAGCGAATCTGTTAAAAGAGTGTTAGATATAAATGATCAGGCTGGGATTAGAATGAACAAGAGTTTCGCCTCTCTTGTTCAAGAAGCGGGTGGGTTTGAAAACTTGCCATTTAATGAAAAAGATTGTTGGAATTATATAGACAAGGCACGGCATCTTCGACTTGGCAAAGGAGGTGCTGGAGCCCTCCGTGAGTATTTTGCCAGGATGCAATATAGAAATGATGGATTCTTTTCATTAATGGATATTGACGATGATGGACGATTGAAGAATGTATTTTGGGCGGATGCACGAAGTAGGGGAGCCTacaaatattttggtgatgtcgTCACGTTCGACACGACGTATTTGACAAACAGATATGGGATGCCGTTTGCACCGTTTGTTGGTGTCAACCATCATGGCCAGTCAATTCTGTTGGGGGCAGGTTTAATATCTAGTGAGGATACTGAAACGTTTACTTGGTTATTTCAGACTTGGTTGAACTGTATGGATGGTAAAGCTCCAAAGGCTATTATCACGGATCAAGACAGagccatgaaaaatgcaattgcgCTGGTCTTTCCAAATTGCCGACACCGGTTCTGCTTATGgcacatattgaaaaaattacctGAGAAGCTAGGTGCACATGGTGCATACAAATCTGGGTTGAAATCTGAGTTGCTCAACTGTGTGTATGACTCTCAAACAATACTTGACTTTGAGAGTTCTTGGGATGTGTTAATTTCCAAGTACAACTTGCAAGAGAATGTTTGGTTGCAGAGCTTATATGCTGAGCGTATGTGTTGGGCTCCAGTATTCATGAAAGATGTTTTCTAG
- the LOC122274458 gene encoding protein FAR-RED IMPAIRED RESPONSE 1-like — MNAFFDGYVHAKTNLKEFVDQFDNALRKKIENENASDFQSFNVTIPVVSPSPLEKIFQNIYTCNKFREVQKEVIGMLATLFTLHRKDGVIATYLVEDEVDVDGFIKEVTHKVYFNEAECEVKCSCALFEMRGILCRHVLAIMRVNKVRSVPEKYILDRWRKDIKRTYTLIPSSYDMVDQRPEVRRYSRIIKKCYEVATNAASCDEYTEDMVVQLDAMNIAYRTAKPPSKVAVTSADGKEGGSPKKVLSPLVVKGKGRPPSLRKKSMVERVKPTTKKQSQKGKRKQPHGIEGESLSTCRSLFQQTDVGTQHLNLVQPHHNTSDVLDMSVTELGFAVNETQESMQLGGSGSQPDSTPGTQPWQ, encoded by the exons atgaatgctttttttgatGGGTATGTTCATGCCAAAacaaacttaaaagagtttgtTGATCAGTTCGATAATGCGCtgaggaagaagattgagaatgaaaacGCGTCGGACTTCCAATCATTCAATGTCACTATACCTGTTGTCTCTCCCTCTCCACTTGAGAAGATATTTCAGAATATCTACACATGCAACAAATTTAGAGAAGTTCAAAAAGAAGTCATAGGGATGCTTGCAACTCTTTTCACTCTACACCGGAAGGATGGTGTAATTGCAACATACCTtgtagaagatgaagtggaTGTTGATGGTTTCATCAAGGAGGTGACCCACAAGGTATACTTTAATGAGGCGGAGTGCGAGGTGAAGTGTTCATGTGCCTTGTTCGAGATGAGAGGCATATTGTGTAGACATGTATTAGCCATTATGAGAGTTAACAAAGTCCGTTCAGTGCCAGAAAAGTATATACTAGATCGATGGCGGAAAGACATTAAAAGGACATACACTCTTATACCAAGTAGTTATGACATGGTTGATCAGAGGCCTGAAGTTAGAAGGTATTCCCGTATCATCAAGAAATGCTACGAAGTAGCCACAAATGCTGCTTCATGTGATGAGTATACTGAGGACATGGTAGTTCAGTTAGATGCAATGAACATAGCATACCGCACCGCCAAGCCGCCCTCAAAGGTTGCAGTTACAAGTGCCGATGGAAAAGAAGGTGGGAGTCCTAAGAAAGTATTGAGTCCCCTGGTAGTTAAGGGAAAAGGCAGACCGCCATCTCTGAGGAAAAAATCAATGGTTGAGAGAGTGAAACCAACGACGAAGAAGCAAAGTCAGAAAGGAAAACGAAAACAG ccGCATGGAATAGAAGGCGAATCCCTCTCCACTTGTAGGTCACTATTTCAGCAAACAGATGTTGGGACACAACACTTGAACCTCGTTCAG CCGCATCATAATACATCCGACGTGTTGGACATGAGTGTCACGGAGTTAGGCTTTGCAGTGAATgagactcaagaaagt aTGCAACTTGGTGGGAGTGGAAGCCAGCCGGATAGCACACCTGGGACACAACCGTGGCAATAA